Proteins from a genomic interval of Verrucomicrobium sp.:
- a CDS encoding YajQ family cyclic di-GMP-binding protein, protein MPSFDVVSEVDEAEVINALDQARKEIATRFDFKDAGAEIVHEKNEIKLRAVDGFKLKALEEVVLGKLARRNVSLKNIERKPAEVSSTGKASQTLAVKQGMEGDIAKQVTAAVKATKLKVQAQIQGQEVRVTGKNRDDLQAVIAALRAQEFPVALGFKNFRA, encoded by the coding sequence ATGCCGTCCTTCGACGTCGTTTCCGAGGTCGACGAGGCCGAGGTCATCAACGCCCTCGACCAGGCCCGCAAGGAAATCGCCACCCGCTTCGACTTCAAGGACGCGGGCGCGGAAATCGTCCACGAAAAGAACGAGATCAAGCTCCGCGCCGTCGACGGCTTCAAGCTCAAGGCGCTGGAGGAAGTCGTCCTGGGCAAGCTGGCCCGGCGCAACGTGAGCCTGAAAAACATCGAGCGCAAGCCCGCGGAGGTCTCCTCCACCGGCAAAGCCAGCCAGACTCTGGCCGTCAAACAGGGGATGGAAGGGGACATCGCCAAACAGGTCACCGCCGCCGTCAAGGCGACCAAGCTCAAGGTCCAGGCCCAGATCCAGGGCCAGGAAGTCCGCGTCACCGGAAAGAACCGGGACGACCTCCAGGCCGTCATCGCCGCCCTCCGCGCGCAGGAATTTCCCGTCGCGCTCGGCTTCAAAAACTTCCGCGCTTAA